A portion of the Coprobacter tertius genome contains these proteins:
- a CDS encoding DUF2023 family protein, translating to MSIEDFDRFRDMKLFLHHIYEFKKGIRNLILCTMNRSCAKVFINRLRQQEIDFLVQEVRDDKVNLFFGKPACLDALQTFIDKPLNRLTPEEDFMLGIMLGYDITLQCERFCNRRKDKIMSEELIG from the coding sequence ATGAGTATAGAAGACTTTGACCGGTTCCGGGATATGAAGCTTTTCCTGCATCATATCTACGAATTTAAAAAGGGGATCAGAAATCTGATTCTTTGTACCATGAACCGTTCCTGCGCGAAAGTATTTATCAACCGGTTAAGACAACAGGAGATCGATTTTCTCGTACAAGAAGTAAGAGATGACAAAGTAAACCTTTTTTTCGGAAAACCGGCTTGTCTCGACGCTTTGCAAACCTTTATCGATAAACCGCTTAACCGGCTTACCCCCGAAGAAGATTTCATGCTGGGAATTATGCTCGGATATGATATTACATTACAGTGTGAACGATTCTGTAACCGTAGGAAAGACAAAATAATGTCGGAAGAGCTGATAGGTTGA
- a CDS encoding BF3164 family lipoprotein, which produces MKLIKLFALVFIICYACSSEKKIESDLTKINVNPSETGIALDIANNIEKQWEIIPLETKDECLVNEADKILYKNGIYYILDRQGNSLFLFDSDGKFISKILKKGEGPDEYSNLDAFAVDNDSIWISDASSRSLICYGPDLKMIDRASTWERATGNDITLMNGKIYLATNWTGWNKKNSQIASYDIKNKDVTGLWRVPPLNGDHALIRKSCQLADNGDSCLFIYSYCDTIFQIKDNKLTPAYQLSFTERYDDVPLPIEKLMDPQNKNIIRGIDYLKQTNTHIFFSYADDGLLISVIYNKKDNSCKTFPYFINSNLGEMKTYLYTTFFDGNNMICVYEPETIKNNDLSKISDIADREKFKQVSESLKSDDNPVLIKYKLKDF; this is translated from the coding sequence ATGAAACTTATAAAACTATTTGCTCTTGTTTTTATTATCTGCTATGCTTGTTCTTCGGAAAAGAAAATAGAAAGTGATTTGACAAAGATAAATGTAAATCCTTCAGAAACCGGCATAGCTTTAGATATCGCCAATAATATTGAAAAACAATGGGAAATCATTCCTTTAGAAACCAAAGATGAATGTTTGGTTAACGAAGCGGATAAAATTTTATATAAAAACGGGATATATTACATTCTCGACCGGCAAGGTAATTCGTTATTTCTATTCGATTCGGATGGTAAATTTATTTCTAAAATTTTAAAAAAAGGAGAAGGTCCTGACGAATACAGTAATCTCGACGCATTTGCTGTCGATAACGATAGCATCTGGATATCGGATGCCAGTAGCCGATCTTTAATTTGCTATGGACCAGATTTAAAAATGATAGATCGGGCAAGCACCTGGGAAAGAGCGACAGGAAACGATATTACACTTATGAATGGGAAAATATATCTGGCAACAAACTGGACTGGTTGGAATAAAAAAAATTCACAAATCGCTTCTTACGATATTAAAAATAAGGATGTAACCGGACTCTGGCGAGTTCCTCCACTAAACGGAGACCATGCTCTTATCAGAAAATCTTGCCAATTGGCTGATAATGGAGATTCTTGTTTATTTATATATTCATACTGTGACACAATTTTCCAAATTAAAGACAATAAATTAACCCCCGCATACCAATTATCTTTTACCGAAAGATATGACGACGTTCCTTTACCGATCGAAAAACTGATGGACCCACAAAACAAAAACATTATACGGGGAATCGATTACTTAAAACAAACCAATACCCATATTTTCTTCAGCTATGCCGATGACGGTTTACTCATATCAGTCATTTATAACAAAAAAGATAATAGTTGTAAAACGTTCCCCTATTTTATAAATTCTAATTTGGGAGAAATGAAAACGTACCTATATACTACCTTTTTCGATGGCAATAATATGATATGCGTTTACGAACCGGAGACTATAAAAAATAACGATCTATCAAAAATAAGCGATATCGCTGACAGAGAAAAATTCAAGCAAGTCTCAGAATCTCTTAAATCAGATGATAACCCGGTACTGATTAAATATAAACTTAAAGATTTTTAA
- a CDS encoding flavodoxin, with protein sequence MEKIGIFYGSTTGTTKDIASRIGKVLGVSARDIHDVGNADVNTVDNYDCLLLGSSTWGSGDLQDDWYDFIEKLKKKDLTGKRIGFFGCGDADSYPDTFCDALRVLYDDLQSSGCIFIGSYKPEDYYVTDSLINKDGEFVGLAIDEVNESDKTDTRIKSWTELIKAESK encoded by the coding sequence ATGGAGAAAATAGGTATATTTTATGGAAGCACTACGGGAACTACCAAAGATATTGCTTCCAGAATCGGCAAAGTTCTCGGTGTATCTGCCAGAGACATACATGATGTAGGAAATGCAGATGTTAACACGGTAGATAATTATGATTGCCTGCTTTTAGGCTCCTCTACCTGGGGAAGCGGTGATTTACAGGATGACTGGTATGACTTCATCGAGAAATTAAAAAAGAAAGACCTCACCGGGAAAAGAATAGGATTTTTCGGTTGTGGTGATGCTGACTCATATCCCGACACTTTCTGTGATGCATTAAGAGTTCTATACGATGATCTGCAATCTTCAGGCTGCATTTTTATCGGATCGTATAAACCCGAAGATTATTATGTCACAGATTCTCTTATCAATAAAGATGGAGAATTTGTCGGCCTTGCAATCGATGAAGTAAACGAAAGCGATAAGACCGATACTCGGATAAAAAGTTGGACCGAACTTATTAAAGCCGAAAGCAAATGA
- a CDS encoding mannosyltransferase, producing the protein MFVIALLVYLITAINSNGYHHPDEHFQIIEFAGLKAGWNTAADLTWEYDSNLRPSLQPMIALAIIKLCDVAGITNPYDQSMIMRIITGIGSLLCIGYFIRCFSKIIQPRFKNIFIFLSYFLWFLPAINVRFSSETLSGLSFLCATGLVWSLTRPTFKSYLFIGILLGLSFEFRFQMAIAATGMMGWLIFIKRIPMKQILTILLGGLSVVILCTCLDSWYYNKPVFVPYNYIYSAFSDTDQFGTHRWFFYIVHIISRPTPVIGIIILCSLFYLLKEYKSILFWCIFPFLLVHIFIPHKEVRFLYPLINFLPLIMILFIQKIIPEITSSVKQLIVYPIYIIFFIINIGGIIMLAFKPPMTGNVAMMEYIQNNYSSKPTHLFVIEGWSNPYSYLNIKGLNMRFYNNKMIKTIELRDNSQHHKIRNDLKDDDLILLRKDASERYLIEKLGYTIEKRSIPPWIEKMNPFYKVYNSNTALLLYSKKNKKKITL; encoded by the coding sequence TTGTTTGTAATAGCCTTATTAGTATATCTTATTACAGCCATCAACAGTAACGGTTATCATCACCCCGACGAGCATTTTCAGATTATAGAATTTGCAGGATTAAAAGCGGGATGGAATACCGCTGCAGATCTTACATGGGAATACGATTCAAACCTGAGGCCCTCTTTACAACCAATGATAGCTTTAGCTATAATAAAATTATGCGATGTTGCAGGAATAACCAATCCTTATGACCAAAGTATGATTATGAGAATTATTACTGGGATCGGCTCTTTGCTATGTATCGGTTATTTTATCCGCTGTTTTTCTAAAATCATTCAACCACGATTTAAAAATATTTTTATTTTCCTATCCTACTTTCTTTGGTTTCTTCCGGCAATAAACGTACGATTTTCTTCCGAAACATTATCGGGACTATCGTTTCTTTGTGCAACAGGTCTGGTTTGGTCTTTAACCAGACCCACTTTCAAATCATACTTATTTATAGGAATATTATTAGGCCTTAGCTTCGAATTCAGGTTTCAAATGGCTATTGCAGCCACAGGAATGATGGGCTGGCTTATTTTTATAAAAAGAATACCGATGAAACAGATACTCACAATTTTACTGGGGGGATTATCGGTAGTAATTCTTTGTACATGCCTCGATTCGTGGTATTATAACAAACCTGTATTCGTTCCTTACAACTATATTTATTCTGCATTTTCAGACACAGACCAGTTCGGGACTCATCGTTGGTTCTTTTATATTGTACATATCATATCAAGACCTACGCCGGTTATAGGTATTATCATTTTATGTTCTTTATTTTATTTATTAAAAGAATACAAGAGCATTTTATTCTGGTGTATATTTCCCTTCCTTCTCGTACATATTTTTATACCACACAAAGAGGTAAGATTTCTATATCCTTTAATAAATTTTTTACCTCTCATAATGATTTTATTCATCCAGAAAATTATTCCCGAGATAACATCCTCAGTAAAACAACTGATTGTATATCCGATTTATATTATTTTTTTTATAATAAATATTGGAGGTATCATTATGCTCGCCTTTAAGCCACCAATGACAGGAAACGTTGCCATGATGGAATACATTCAAAATAACTACTCGTCGAAACCTACTCATCTTTTTGTTATAGAAGGCTGGAGTAATCCTTACTCTTATTTAAATATTAAAGGATTAAATATGCGTTTTTATAATAATAAAATGATAAAAACTATCGAACTAAGAGATAATTCTCAACATCACAAAATAAGAAATGACTTAAAAGATGATGATCTGATACTTCTTAGAAAAGATGCTTCCGAAAGATACCTGATCGAAAAATTAGGGTATACAATTGAAAAACGGAGTATTCCTCCCTGGATAGAAAAAATGAATCCTTTCTATAAAGTATATAATTCGAATACAGCTCTTTTACTCTATTCGAAAAAGAATAAAAAGAAAATCACATTATAA
- a CDS encoding endonuclease I family protein, which yields MNKAKNRNIRQYGLSLMLIFISFTLYAQREYYPDEMQGKNKGELKTILYNKLRNHVRIQYGSNFSYPNNPTLTTWVVFHHSDVRPDGKVWDMYSNKSYFFNSKPGGSTSGMNIEHSAPKSWWGEGTDSKDFQYDASFDLHHLVPSDGNANMAKSNYPLGEVINNIIFDNGVSKVGQAVIAGRGMSAFEPADEYKGDFARMYMYIATCYQNYKWKSYGTNIFEDGVYPTLTSFGKELLLKWHRQDPVSQKEIDRNNAVYEFQKNRNPFIDYPELAEYIWGNKTSEGFEFPVATITNYKQNDIIVIPATKTTGSIEISLKGDSFGNDVTLSTSSPFEINKTRLSAEDLNKGVKITIRFNPGTDDNTGFYSGKLRIEGDDLAKDFTLQLYSVLVPAEINRIQPVGLKTTYKTTDQPVELKLNKNVNNCIWTSEKGIISENGTFFFNPSSAGKGIHIIKYRSADYSGNIRIVVE from the coding sequence ATGAACAAAGCAAAAAACCGAAATATACGGCAGTACGGCTTAAGTCTGATGCTGATTTTCATCTCTTTTACGCTTTATGCCCAACGGGAATATTACCCCGATGAAATGCAAGGAAAGAATAAAGGAGAACTGAAAACAATACTGTACAATAAATTAAGAAACCATGTGCGTATACAGTACGGGTCTAACTTTAGTTATCCGAACAACCCTACTTTAACGACATGGGTCGTATTTCATCACAGCGACGTACGTCCCGACGGTAAAGTATGGGATATGTACTCCAACAAATCCTATTTTTTCAATTCGAAACCCGGAGGCAGTACTTCGGGAATGAATATCGAACACAGTGCTCCCAAAAGTTGGTGGGGAGAAGGTACCGATTCTAAAGACTTTCAATACGACGCCTCTTTCGATTTACATCATTTGGTACCGTCCGACGGTAATGCCAATATGGCAAAAAGCAACTATCCTCTCGGAGAAGTTATTAACAATATTATATTCGATAACGGAGTAAGCAAAGTCGGCCAAGCGGTTATCGCCGGTCGTGGGATGTCGGCTTTCGAACCGGCCGACGAATATAAAGGCGATTTCGCCCGCATGTATATGTATATCGCCACATGTTATCAAAATTATAAATGGAAAAGCTACGGCACAAATATTTTTGAAGACGGAGTGTATCCTACACTCACTTCTTTCGGAAAAGAGTTATTATTGAAATGGCACCGACAAGACCCGGTAAGCCAGAAAGAGATCGACCGAAATAACGCTGTTTATGAATTTCAGAAAAACAGAAATCCGTTTATCGACTATCCCGAACTCGCAGAATATATTTGGGGTAACAAAACCTCAGAAGGATTCGAGTTCCCTGTTGCCACTATAACCAATTATAAACAGAATGATATAATCGTCATTCCTGCAACAAAAACCACCGGCAGTATCGAAATCTCTCTAAAGGGTGATAGTTTCGGTAACGACGTTACGTTGTCTACATCATCGCCTTTTGAAATAAACAAAACCCGATTATCAGCCGAAGATCTTAACAAAGGAGTGAAAATTACGATTCGGTTTAATCCGGGAACCGACGATAATACAGGATTTTACAGCGGTAAATTGCGAATCGAAGGAGATGACTTGGCCAAAGATTTTACACTACAATTATATAGCGTATTAGTACCTGCCGAAATAAACCGGATACAGCCTGTAGGACTAAAAACGACTTATAAAACTACCGATCAACCGGTCGAACTGAAACTAAACAAAAATGTAAATAATTGTATTTGGACAAGTGAAAAAGGAATTATTTCTGAAAACGGAACATTCTTTTTCAATCCCTCATCAGCCGGTAAAGGAATACATATAATTAAGTATCGCTCGGCAGATTATAGTGGAAATATCCGTATTGTAGTCGAATAA
- a CDS encoding retropepsin-like aspartic protease: MKTFYILSLLSIFFILPSSTHSQNTDEIISNYIIKKDYASLCRDFPSLKKGIKNKYVYDFAQAYYDMCTNTPENATKSIEKLLLSHKEKIDAQTVNILSLNLARKYEDLFQYDKAFAALKRFSNKNLFDNDALRMEYNKYKALSKIPSTEIIKPESYTIPYQISEFENLGSLMTINTKLNNVPANLIFDTGADVQMYLSESLARKLNVKIIADSIPTLSIMSSPYMKLGLLDSIEIGNIKIKNVVVNVGALNDVLTGEPSNQANNLHMTVNAVLGRHLINKLGEIQIFPPQKKITFSQIRSDGLSQKKNLYVINGQPFVYASSNEKPFVFHFDTGSAESYLSPSYYTENRDRVRLTGQRDMGQKTGIAGSAQLNEIYIIPDVPVKINDAIIDLGESIVYTDNEVMGNNFSDARIGINLLSDCKRIIIDFDRFLFIAEPTENKVTQDTNNTAISATASQEEKIARLINSGDYITINKEFDSIQYNIPPVLKDIISPLLLSALNKHEPAIEKLKYMISTYQTGIGFANYFKSISQIADELALIYHYKDAAGILKQTIDQIKEYNLVSKNILLPIENDYRIFSALSNAKPTIIKKGNKDCILKTDIANNLLYIPVKTKDKEIPFLIDTQADFQCAVSGSMAATLPLRILVDSIFIDSNTKEKGKLGIIDSLEIGNITAYNVICRIGLDKDRYEKNNTKAVFGNRMLELLEEIQILPKEKMVIIPLRQTNLPENGINITNSFGVPATEVFVNGKRYLMKFDTGKENSFLSPVYYNKNRSYVEKSGKKIQADVENIKSVLPETNIYSMNNLKMRIGNKDLNAPQITVYDYETLGEKYDGSLSLDLLKNQNEITLNFRKMFLTIK; the protein is encoded by the coding sequence ATGAAGACCTTTTATATCCTAAGTTTACTGAGTATTTTTTTTATACTTCCATCCAGTACACATTCTCAAAATACGGATGAAATCATCAGTAATTATATCATAAAAAAAGATTACGCCTCTTTATGTCGAGACTTCCCTTCACTCAAAAAAGGTATAAAAAATAAATACGTTTACGATTTTGCACAGGCTTATTACGACATGTGCACTAATACTCCTGAGAACGCGACAAAAAGTATCGAAAAATTGCTTCTATCTCATAAAGAAAAAATAGATGCACAAACCGTAAATATTCTAAGTTTAAATCTTGCCAGAAAATATGAAGATTTGTTTCAATATGATAAAGCGTTCGCTGCATTAAAAAGATTTTCGAATAAAAATTTATTCGATAACGATGCGCTCAGAATGGAATATAATAAATATAAAGCATTAAGTAAAATCCCCTCTACCGAAATAATAAAACCTGAAAGCTATACTATTCCCTATCAAATATCTGAATTTGAAAATTTAGGATCACTAATGACTATAAATACCAAGCTTAATAACGTTCCTGCAAATCTGATATTCGATACAGGAGCAGACGTGCAAATGTATCTTTCTGAATCTCTTGCACGCAAACTTAATGTAAAAATAATAGCTGATTCTATACCCACACTCTCTATCATGTCATCTCCTTATATGAAATTAGGTTTACTCGATAGCATAGAAATCGGCAATATTAAAATAAAAAATGTAGTAGTCAATGTTGGCGCATTAAACGATGTGTTAACAGGAGAGCCTTCAAACCAAGCAAATAATCTGCACATGACAGTAAACGCAGTATTAGGACGTCACCTGATAAATAAATTAGGAGAAATACAGATATTTCCTCCACAGAAAAAAATAACATTCTCCCAAATCAGATCAGACGGGTTGTCCCAAAAGAAGAATCTTTATGTAATTAACGGACAACCTTTCGTATATGCATCTTCTAACGAAAAGCCTTTTGTATTCCACTTCGATACCGGAAGTGCAGAATCTTACCTGTCCCCTTCATATTATACCGAAAATAGAGATCGTGTAAGATTAACAGGACAACGAGACATGGGACAAAAAACAGGGATTGCAGGATCGGCCCAATTAAATGAGATTTATATTATTCCGGATGTACCTGTAAAAATAAACGATGCTATAATCGATTTAGGTGAATCGATCGTTTATACCGATAACGAAGTAATGGGAAATAATTTTTCGGATGCCCGAATCGGAATAAACCTATTATCCGATTGCAAGAGAATTATTATCGACTTCGACCGCTTTCTTTTTATTGCCGAACCTACAGAAAACAAAGTTACACAAGATACGAATAATACTGCTATATCGGCAACTGCTTCACAGGAAGAAAAAATAGCTCGACTCATAAATTCAGGGGATTATATTACCATAAACAAAGAATTCGATTCAATACAATACAATATCCCACCGGTACTTAAAGATATAATTTCACCTCTACTACTGAGTGCATTAAATAAGCACGAACCTGCTATAGAAAAGCTAAAATACATGATATCCACTTACCAGACGGGAATAGGTTTCGCAAATTATTTCAAATCCATTTCTCAGATTGCCGACGAATTAGCGCTCATTTATCATTATAAAGATGCTGCAGGTATACTTAAACAAACCATAGATCAGATAAAAGAATATAATTTAGTCAGTAAAAACATACTCTTACCCATCGAAAACGATTACCGCATCTTTTCGGCATTAAGCAATGCAAAACCTACCATAATCAAAAAAGGGAATAAAGATTGTATCTTAAAAACCGATATCGCAAATAATCTTCTGTACATTCCTGTCAAAACAAAGGACAAAGAGATTCCTTTCTTGATCGATACGCAAGCCGATTTTCAATGTGCCGTATCCGGATCGATGGCCGCCACACTCCCCTTACGTATTCTCGTCGATTCGATATTTATCGATAGTAATACCAAAGAAAAAGGGAAATTGGGAATTATCGACAGTCTCGAAATCGGAAACATCACGGCATATAATGTCATATGTCGTATAGGGTTGGATAAAGACCGATACGAAAAGAATAATACAAAAGCCGTTTTCGGAAACAGGATGTTGGAATTATTAGAAGAAATTCAGATACTTCCAAAAGAAAAAATGGTTATAATACCATTACGTCAAACAAATTTACCAGAAAACGGAATAAACATAACAAACAGTTTCGGGGTACCCGCAACCGAGGTATTTGTTAATGGAAAAAGATATCTGATGAAATTCGACACCGGTAAGGAGAATTCTTTCTTGTCTCCTGTTTATTATAATAAAAACAGATCTTATGTGGAAAAATCCGGAAAAAAAATTCAAGCAGATGTTGAAAATATTAAATCTGTTCTTCCTGAAACTAACATCTATTCTATGAACAATCTTAAGATGCGTATAGGAAATAAAGACTTAAACGCGCCGCAAATTACAGTATACGATTACGAAACATTGGGTGAGAAGTATGACGGTAGCCTAAGTTTGGACTTATTAAAAAACCAAAATGAAATTACACTTAACTTTAGAAAAATGTTTCTGACGATAAAATAA
- a CDS encoding sodium ion-translocating decarboxylase subunit beta, which yields MENIDFFNLFQGVGTMAAGGWVLASARIFLIALGGLLVYLGWKGILEPMVMIPMGLGMVAINCGTLFMPDGGLSNLFLDPMLSDTDELMNTMQIDFLQPVYTLTFSNGLIACFVFMGIGTLLDVSFLLQKPFASLFLALCAELGTFLTLPIASFFGLDLKESASIAMVGGADGPMVLFTSLMLAKHLFVPITVVAYLYLGLTYGGYPYLVKLMVPKKLRAIKMVQKKPAKNYNAKVKLAFAVILCAVLCFLFPVASPLFFSLFLGVAVRESGMKHIYDFVSGPLLYGSTFMLGLLLGVLCDAHLLLDPKILKLLVLGITALLLSGIGGILGGYIMYFIKKGNYNPVIGIAAVSCVPTTAKVAQKLVSKDNPDSFILGDALGANISGVITSAIITGIYITMIPYM from the coding sequence ATGGAAAATATAGATTTCTTTAATTTGTTTCAGGGTGTAGGTACTATGGCTGCGGGTGGTTGGGTATTAGCTTCAGCACGTATTTTTCTTATCGCCTTGGGAGGTTTGTTGGTGTATTTGGGTTGGAAGGGAATTTTGGAACCGATGGTAATGATACCGATGGGATTGGGCATGGTTGCCATAAACTGCGGAACTTTGTTTATGCCTGATGGCGGTTTGAGCAATTTATTTCTCGATCCTATGTTATCCGATACCGATGAATTGATGAATACGATGCAAATTGATTTCCTTCAGCCGGTTTATACTCTTACGTTCAGTAATGGACTTATTGCCTGTTTTGTTTTTATGGGAATAGGCACACTACTCGATGTAAGTTTTTTACTTCAGAAACCGTTTGCAAGCTTATTTTTAGCTTTGTGTGCCGAACTTGGTACTTTTCTTACATTACCTATCGCTTCTTTTTTTGGTCTCGACCTTAAAGAAAGCGCTTCGATTGCAATGGTAGGAGGTGCCGATGGCCCGATGGTATTATTTACGTCGCTGATGTTGGCAAAACATTTATTCGTACCCATAACTGTTGTCGCTTATTTATATCTCGGACTTACATACGGAGGTTATCCTTATCTTGTAAAACTTATGGTCCCTAAAAAGTTACGGGCTATAAAAATGGTACAGAAGAAACCGGCTAAAAATTATAATGCCAAAGTAAAACTGGCTTTTGCCGTTATATTGTGTGCCGTTCTCTGTTTCCTTTTCCCGGTCGCATCGCCTTTGTTCTTTTCTTTGTTTCTGGGAGTTGCAGTACGAGAGTCTGGGATGAAACATATTTATGATTTTGTGAGCGGCCCCTTGTTGTACGGTTCTACTTTTATGCTTGGTTTATTATTGGGTGTATTATGCGATGCTCATTTACTGCTCGATCCTAAAATACTGAAATTACTGGTATTGGGTATTACAGCGTTATTATTATCAGGCATCGGAGGTATATTGGGTGGCTATATTATGTATTTTATTAAAAAAGGGAATTATAATCCCGTTATTGGAATTGCGGCTGTAAGTTGTGTACCTACCACTGCCAAAGTAGCTCAGAAACTGGTTAGTAAAGATAATCCAGATTCTTTTATTTTGGGAGATGCTTTAGGCGCAAATATTTCAGGAGTCATTACTTCTGCGATTATTACCGGTATTTATATTACCATGATCCCTTATATGTAA
- a CDS encoding LapA family protein, whose translation MLNLLMSTLEMMGLTFIIGFFVAAVIKGIASWADSLDFYNTHQEELLRLKRVRKLHQKVARLLEHEAIKNYRYGDKRVEFSRGINKDLSEVRPAGYYHGVSHGQSKLDLIDYYYSEDTQLMYLRKREQMIRLQEKRDNENNSSENKK comes from the coding sequence ATGTTAAACTTATTAATGTCCACATTAGAGATGATGGGACTTACTTTTATTATCGGCTTTTTTGTTGCTGCCGTGATAAAAGGAATTGCGTCGTGGGCTGATTCCCTCGATTTTTACAATACGCATCAGGAAGAGTTGCTGAGATTGAAACGAGTACGTAAACTGCATCAGAAAGTAGCTCGGTTGCTCGAACATGAGGCAATTAAGAATTACCGGTATGGTGATAAACGGGTAGAGTTTAGCCGGGGTATTAATAAAGACCTATCAGAGGTACGTCCAGCCGGTTATTATCATGGTGTAAGCCATGGTCAATCGAAATTAGACCTGATCGATTATTATTATTCCGAAGATACTCAATTAATGTATCTGCGAAAACGAGAACAAATGATAAGATTACAGGAAAAACGGGATAATGAGAATAATTCTTCCGAAAATAAAAAATGA
- a CDS encoding class I fructose-bisphosphate aldolase gives MSTNKILELLGNEAQYYLEHICKTIDKSLIHIPSPETIDKIWIPSDRNIPTLSNLQRLLNHGRLAGTGYVSILPVDQGIEHTAGASFAPNSLYFDPENIVKLAIEGGCNGVASTFGVLGSVARKYAHKIPFIVKLNHNELLSYPNTYNQIMFGTVKEAWNMGAIAVGATIYFGSEESRRQIIEVSEAFEYAHELGMATILWCYLRNSNFKKDGVDYHAAADLTGQADHLGATIQADIVKQKLPVNNGGFTAIKFGKTDKRMYDTLTTDHPIDMCRYQIANSYMGRVGLINSGGESNGISDLKDAVITAIVNKRAGGMGLISGRKAFQKPMNEGVELLNAIQDVYLNPEITIA, from the coding sequence ATGAGCACAAACAAAATTCTCGAACTTTTAGGCAACGAGGCTCAATATTACCTCGAGCACATTTGTAAAACTATAGATAAGAGTCTTATCCATATTCCCTCTCCCGAAACTATAGATAAAATCTGGATACCGAGCGATCGGAATATCCCGACTCTTTCGAATCTGCAGCGTTTATTAAACCATGGTCGACTGGCCGGAACCGGATATGTTTCGATCTTGCCCGTCGATCAGGGTATCGAACACACTGCCGGTGCATCTTTTGCTCCAAATTCACTGTATTTCGATCCTGAAAATATCGTCAAACTCGCAATTGAAGGGGGTTGCAACGGTGTCGCTTCTACTTTCGGAGTATTAGGCTCGGTCGCCAGAAAATATGCACATAAAATTCCTTTTATCGTTAAGCTCAATCACAACGAATTACTCTCTTATCCGAATACCTATAATCAAATCATGTTCGGAACCGTAAAAGAAGCCTGGAATATGGGAGCTATAGCTGTAGGAGCCACTATTTATTTTGGTTCGGAAGAAAGCCGAAGACAAATTATCGAAGTATCCGAAGCTTTCGAATATGCCCATGAACTGGGAATGGCAACAATACTTTGGTGTTATCTGAGAAATTCAAACTTTAAAAAAGACGGGGTAGATTATCATGCTGCAGCAGATCTTACCGGACAGGCAGATCATCTGGGAGCAACAATACAAGCCGATATCGTAAAGCAAAAATTGCCTGTAAATAACGGCGGATTTACAGCAATCAAGTTCGGAAAAACCGATAAACGTATGTACGATACGCTGACGACAGATCATCCTATCGATATGTGTCGGTATCAGATAGCCAATAGTTATATGGGACGCGTGGGATTGATAAACTCGGGAGGTGAATCGAACGGAATATCCGATCTCAAAGACGCTGTAATTACTGCTATCGTAAACAAACGAGCCGGAGGTATGGGACTTATCAGCGGACGAAAAGCTTTTCAAAAGCCCATGAATGAAGGGGTCGAACTGCTGAATGCTATTCAAGATGTTTATCTGAATCCGGAAATTACAATCGCTTAG